The Papaver somniferum cultivar HN1 chromosome 3, ASM357369v1, whole genome shotgun sequence genome includes a region encoding these proteins:
- the LOC113360419 gene encoding uncharacterized protein LOC113360419, giving the protein MHLLIYLEKSQKIRTVDQVDRYVSAEFPDEQSDPVLFDTVRKCMVHGPCGDRNKESPCLKKEKCTKHYPKSYNDTTCLDGGGYPFYRRRNNDVEVDVRGGRKATNIDVVPYNPHLLRTFSCHINVEVCAGIRAVKYINKYIYKGYDKTTFVVGSADEIQIYIYARYIGPPEDVWHLFGHRVHKERPHVERLAIHLKGMQRIVYESEASTEGVTQTAENYKSKLMEYFEYYDENPDAPAYTYQEFPHHMVWKADKSRWEVRKQQFAISRMYFVSPSAGELFYLRLLLTVVAGARSFEHLRTVNGVLHPTYKKACIDLGLLESDDEFVNCLREASTVQVGSQMRNLFQIILSDGNPAELELLWREFKMHICDDLHHVIKRKYGIT; this is encoded by the coding sequence ATGCATTTActtatatatcttgagaagtcgcAGAAAATACGTACAGTTGACCAGGTAGATAGATACGTGTCAGCTGAATTTCCCGACGAGCAGAGTGACCCGGTCCTGTTTGATACGGTTAGAAAATGCATGGTCCACGGACCCTGTGGTGACAGGAATAAAGAATCGCCTtgcttgaaaaaagaaaaatgcaCCAAACATTATCCTAAGAGCTATAACGATACGACTTGCTTGGACGGAGGTGGATATCCGTTTTATCGTCGCAGGAATAACGACGTAGAGGTGGATGTTCGCGGTGGGCGTAAGGCAACCAACATTGACGTTGTACCTTACAACCCGCATTTGCTGCGGACGTTTAGTTGCCATATAAACGTCGAGGTATGTGCTGGGATAAGGGCGGTCAAGTACATCAACAAGTACATATACAAGGGGTATGACAAAACAACATTTGTGGTTGGATCGGCTGATGAGATACAAATATACATTTACGCAAGGTACATAGGTCCCCCAGAAGATGTTTGGCATCTATTTGGGCACCGTGTGCACAAAGAAAGGCCCCACGTGGAAAGGTTGGCAATACACCTTAAAGGTATGCAGAGAATTGTATATGAATCCGAAGCATCGACCGAAGGAGTTACACAGACAGCTGAGAATTATAAATCTAAACTGATGGAATACTTTGAGTACTATGATGAGAATCCCGATGCACCTGCATACACATATCAAGAATTTCCGCATCATATGGTATGGAAAGCAGATAAATCTAGATGGGAAGTAAGGAAACAACAGTTTGCGATATCTAGAATGTACTTTGTCTCTCCGAGCGCCGGTGAATTGTTCTACTTGAGATTGCTATTGACTGTTGTAGCGGGCGCCAGGTCGTTCGAACATTTGAGGACTGTGAATGGCGTGCTACATCCAACCTACAAAAAAGCATGCATTGATCTTGGGTTATTAGAGAGCGACGACGAATTTGTAAATTGCCTAAGGGAGGCATCAACTGTTCAGGTAGGAAGCCAGATGAGAAACCTCTTTCAGATAATCCTGTCGGATGGAAATCCAGCTGAACTAGAATTGTTATGGAGAGAATTCAAGATGCATATCTGCGATGATTTACATCACGTTATTAAAAGAAAGTATGGCATCACATAA
- the LOC113360420 gene encoding uncharacterized protein LOC113360420, giving the protein MTHFCSMPKSEIDWDNLYGNRYIREHMQMMTEIDKDQLKQNIAKLNEDQLAAFKAVTDSVERKDGSKFFLNGSTGTGKTFVYNAIAASFRLKGDIVLTVASSGIASLLLEGGRTAHSTFRIPIDITSTNDCSIAKQKEEAEFTKHATLVIWDEMPMQHRHCIEAVNRLLQDIHENKKDDFGGVTVVMGGDFRKTLPVIPNGVRAEIVGACIRRSYLWDNIKVLTLTKNMRMDMQEPENRAYADFLLKVGSEPVDKVDLPSAVNVCKTRRELITKLYPCLTKTQIWRGDEACYEQVSEEELTNRMILTARNDDVNEINVEALNFLDGDTHTYLAAYRLTPEESGRIPPISNEFLQNLNPPGMPLFKLQLKVGCPIILMRNLAPSEGLCNGTRLLVTHCGKYLIQAKILT; this is encoded by the exons ATGACGCATTTCTGCTCGATGCCTAAGTCTGAGATTGACTGGGATAATCTTTATGGAAACCGTTACATACGCGAGCATATGCAAATGATGACAGAAATAGATAAGGATCAGCTTAAGCAGAATATTGCTAAATTGAATGAGGATCAGCTTGCGGCTTTCAAGGCGGTGACAGATTCCGTGGAGCGAAAAGACGGGTCTAAATTCTTTCTGAATGGTAGTACAGGGACAGGAAAGACATTTGTCTACAATGCCATTGCTGCGAGCTTCCGTTTGAAGGGAGACATTGTTTTGACTGTTGCATCGTCCG GAATAGCTTCCTTGCTTTTGGAGGGAGGCCGTACTGCACATTCAACATTCAGAATTCCTATAGATATAACAAGCACCAACGATTGTTCAATAgctaaacaaaaagaagaagctgAATTTACAAAACATGCGACTTTGGTTATATGGGATGAGATGCCGATGCAGCATAGACATTGTATTGAGGCGGTAAACAGGTTGCTCCAGGATATTCATGAAAATAAGAAAGATGACTTCGGAGGTGTGACTGTCGTCATGGGAGGAGACTTCAGGAAGACTTTGCCAGTGATACCGAATGGAGTCCGGGCAGAAATAGTGGGGGCGTGCATCCGAAGATCTTATTTATGGGATAACATAAAGGTTTTGACACTCACCAAGAATATGCGGATGGATATGCAAGAACCGGAAAATCGAGCGTACGCGGATTTCCTACTCAAG GTCGGTTCCGAACCAGTCGACAAAGTTGATCTGCCATCGGCTGTGAACGTATGTAAAACCAGAAGAGAGCTAATAACAAAGCTCTATCCCTGCCTCACAAAAACACAAATCTGGAGAGGGGATGAGGCGTGTTACGAACAAGTTTCGGAGGAGGAACTAACTAACAGAATGATTCTCACGGCACGCAATGATGATGTTAATGAGATTAATGTCGAGGCACTTAATTTTTTGGACGGAGATACACACACATATCTAGCAGCTTATAGGTTGACTCCTGAAGAAAGTGGTAGGATACCACCTATAAGCAATGAATTTCTGCAAAATCTAAACCCTCCAGGAATGCCTTTATTCAAACTACAACTTAAAGTTGGGTGTCCGATAATTCTGATGAGAAATCTCGCTCCCTCGGAGGGACTTTGCAATGGAACAAGGTTGTTGGTGACGCACTGCGGGAAGTATCTTATACAAGCAAAAATTCTGACGTGA